The window CAGAGTTCATCATTTTATGTAATAAGTTCATAAACTTGAGCAAGAACAActttagagatggggaaacagaaagaaagtgaTTCCACatggaaaagataataaaataacatATGGTATATTTCAGAATACTGTCAATTACATACTGTTATAAACACTGTTGTCACTAATacatgcatttaatttttaattttttagatggATTCTCTTAATAGTTAGATTCCAAAAAGTTGAAATGTTTCTCTGAACATTCTTCCaataaaaatataggaaattattttatacttgagggcttccctgtgtgGATTGAGATTGCATCTGGATCTAAATGAGCATTGATCAAAAAGTATAGAGTTTCAGATATGCAGGATGAATAAATTCAGGAGGcttaatgtacagcatggtgactatagttagtagtaatgtattatatatttaaaatttgctgAGAGACTAGATTTTAATTGTTTTACAACTGAAAAGATAACTGTGGGATAATGGATATGTTAATATTAGTTTGATTGTGGCAATAATTTCACAGTGTATACACGTACCAAAATATCACACTGTATACCttaaatatgttttactcatcAGTTATTACTCTATTGAGCTGGGGATGGTGGGATTGAGAGTCTAGGACGGTATCCCAGGGACAGAGTGAGATTTTAGCTTCTTGTATGAAATAGGCAGTTGAACACATATATGCTCTTACATGGGGGTAAGATCACTTTTCACTCTATGGCTCGTCACTATAACTGTGATCAATGGTTAATTATGAGAACAAATACAGTTATAAATAGAGctttctgaaagattttttttttcagttcaatgAAATTGGATTTATATAGCAGGGTTATATTATTACAGGGGTGAAATAAGACGGAAGTTGGAAATAATTCTCAGGATTATTCTGattccaaataaaatatatttaaaggagCATGGGACatttataattcaattttttttctctatgctGAAACAACTAGACTTTAATTATGAAGATGTCTTAATAAtgtcatggaaaaaaataatctcaTGGAGAACACTAAGCAAGGGGATCATAAATTATTCTAATTTTGATAGGCGAACATAATGGAAAATTTAGGTTCTGTTTTCAAATTATTAAGCAAAGATGAGTTTTAGATAATTAAGATAAAGTTATAATAtgcattttaagaaattataCAAAGAGTAATTGACAGTCTAGGTTGCAACTATAGACctggaaaatatatattcaacaaTATCTCCTTAGGAGGAACTGTTTAAATTGTTATTATTCCTGCAATAGCAGTAAAGTTTTATTTACATTGTGATCACGATAAGTTAGGTCATGAATGAGCTTGTTTACTACTGTGTGAAAGATTATTAAGACTATCCCAAAACTCAAGGGGCTCTAATGAGACTGGTAAAATTATCTGGACATTCTCATAAGCTCCTTCTGACTCTTGAGATATATTATCATGGTCTCTTCAACatttttcattcagcaaatatgcaTTATATCTGGTATCTCAGAATCCTTTGCATTAAAAGTGTTATAGTTTGTAATTCTGATTCCTCCGATTCCCCTTCTTCAGGATTGTTTCAGAGCAAGTCTGCAGCCTGGATCCATGGATAAGGTCAATTCGTCGGTGGTGTCTGAGTTTGTATTGCTGGGACTCTCTAGATCTCAGGAGCTCcagagtttcttttttgttttcttctctgtgttaTATGTGGTCACCGTGCTGGGAAACCTTCTCATTATCCTCACAGTCACTTCTGACAACAGCCTGCGCTCTCCCATGTACTTTCTCTTGGGAAACCTTTCCTTTGTGGACATCTGTCAGGCTTCCTTTGCTACTCCTAAGATGATTGCTGATTTCCTGAGTGAACACAAGACCATCTCCTTCAGTGGCTGCATAGCTCAGATTTTCTTCATTCACCTTTTCACTGGCGGGGAGATGATGCTACTTGTCTCCATGGCCTATGACAGACACGTAGCCATATGCAAACCCCTGCACCATGTCGTCATCATGAGCCGCAGGACCCGCACTGTTCTGGCAATGATCTCCTGGGCGGTGGGCTTGGCGCACACACTAAGCCAGATGTCATTCACTGTGAATCTGCCTCTTTGGGGGCCCAGTGTAGTGGACAGCTTTCTTTGTGACCTCCCTCGAGTGACCAAACTTGCC of the Muntiacus reevesi chromosome 7, mMunRee1.1, whole genome shotgun sequence genome contains:
- the LOC136172202 gene encoding olfactory receptor 4K5-like → MDKVNSSVVSEFVLLGLSRSQELQSFFFVFFSVLYVVTVLGNLLIILTVTSDNSLRSPMYFLLGNLSFVDICQASFATPKMIADFLSEHKTISFSGCIAQIFFIHLFTGGEMMLLVSMAYDRHVAICKPLHHVVIMSRRTRTVLAMISWAVGLAHTLSQMSFTVNLPLWGPSVVDSFLCDLPRVTKLACLDSYIIEILIVVNSGILSLSTFSLLVSSYIIIFITVWFKSSAAMAKAFSTLAAHITVVMLFFGPCIFIYVWPFTTYPVDKVLAIFYTIFTPILNPIIYTLRNRDMKSTLRKIMTHYLRPKKISEMPVIVKNFLY